Below is a genomic region from Pyrococcus kukulkanii.
CCGGGACATAAGAAGGGTCTATCTTAAGAACTTTGCGAGGAGAACTAGGGTTTCGATAGTCCTAGAGAACTTTAAAGAGAGTGGGGTTATTTTGAAGTAGGTGGTGGGATGCTCTTTGTAATTAAGAGGGGAAGGAAAAGAAGTGAACTTGAGGCTTTCGTTATTGAAAATCCCCCGGAGAAGATATCTCGAATAAGGAACGTTAAAGCTGATCGTGTTTTAAGGCTAATAATGCGTGACAATAGGTTATTTAAAGTTCTCGAGGGTAGCCAGTACAGGAATCCCAAAGAGATAGAGAAGATGTTGAGAAACTCTAGGATAATTCTAGCAGATGCCCAGGAATGGGAGGAGTACTTCAAGAGGAAGCTCATGAACAAGAACGTTGAGAAGGCAAGTCTATGCAGGCTGTGCTTAATAAGGGGGGAGATAACAGTCCTCACAGAGGGCAACAGGATAAAGTATAGGGATGAATACATCTGTGAGCGTTGCGCTGAGGAAGAGCTTAAGGCAGAGCTTAGAATGAGGTTCAACTCAATTGGAATGTTTGAACAGGCAAAAAAGTTACTTGAAAAGTTCAGGGATCTAGATAAGGTCCTCTATGCTTTTGATCCTCGGTTTGATCCAACGGATCATCCGGAAGTTACCAAGTGGGACGAGCTTAAGGCCAAGCATATTAAGGTTGAGAGGATGAGCATTGACGACTTGAACATTCCTGAGAGGTTAAAGGATGTCCTTAAACTTGAGGGCATAAGGGAGCTCTTGCCTGTTCAGGTTCTCGCAGTAAAGAGGGGCCTCCTTGAGGGGGAAAACCTCCTTGTGGTTTCAGCCACGGCGAGCGGCAAAACGCTTATAGGTGAGCTGGCTGGAATTCCTAAGGCTCTTGAAGGCAAGAAGATGCTGTTCTTGGTTCCTTTGGTTGCTCTGGCCAACCAGAAGTACGAGGACTTTAAGAGGAGGTACTCTAAGCTTGGTCTTAAAGTGGCGATAAGGGTTGGAATGAGCAGGATCAAAACAAAGGAAGAGCCAATAGTAGTTGACACTGGAATAGATGCGGACATAATAGTGGGAACTTATGAGGGAATTGACTACCTTCTAAGGGCTGGAAAAAGGATAGGCAATGTTGGAACGGTGGTTATAGATGAGATCCATATGATAGATGATGAGGAGAGAGGGCCCCGTTTGGATGGTCTCATCGCGAGGCTCAGGAGGCTCTATCCAAAGGCCCAGTTCATAGGGCTCTCCGCTACAATAGGAAACCCCGAGGAGCTTGCAAAGTCCCTGGGGATGAAGCTCGTCCTTTATGATGAGAGGCCCGTCGACCTGGAGAGGCACATAATAATAGCTAGGAACGAGAGCGAGAAGTGGAGGTATATAGCAAAGCTATGTAAGGCTGAAGCGATGAGAAAGAGCGAGAAAGGCTTCAAAGGGCAGACGATAGTTTTTACGTTCTCAAGGAAGAGGTGCCACGAACTGGCCTCTTTCCTAACCGGTAAAGGCCTAAAAGCTAGGCCCTACCACTCAGGATTGCCATACAAGCAGAGGAAGATAACGGAGATGGAGTTTCAGGCTCAGATGATAGATGTCGTCGTTACAACCGCAGCCCTGGGAGCCGGGGTTGACTTCCCCGCGAGCCAAGTGGTATTTGAAAGCCTTGCGATGGGCAACAAGTGGTTAACCGTTAGGGAGTTCCACCAGATGCTTGGGCGAGCGGGAAGGCCTATGTACCACGAGAAGGGTAAGGTCTACTTAATAGTCGAGCCCGGGAGAAAGTATTCGGCCCAGATGGAAGGTACTGAAGATGAGGTGGCATTAAAGTTGCTCACCTCCCCTATAGAGCCCGTGGTCGTTGAGTGGGGAGAGGAACTTGAGGAAGACAACGTTCTAGCCCACGCCTGCGTTTTCAACAACCTTAGGGTCATAGAGGAAGTCCACTCACTAACGTTAGGGGCCAGTCAGAGTGCCTCTGAGGTGCTTAAGAGGCTCGAGGAAAAGGATATGGTTCGGGTTAGAGGTTCAAAAGTTGAAGTTACGCCCTATGGAAGAGCCGTGAGCATGAGCTTCCTTCTTCCAAGTGAAGCGGAATTCATAAGGGAAAACCTTGGAAAGAGTGATCCTTTAGGCATCGCGATAAAGCTCTTCCCCTTCGAGAACGTCTACCTTCCTGGCTTCCTTCAGAGGGAGATAGAATCCGCAGTAAGGGGCAGGATAAGCTCTAACCTGTTCTCCAGTTCATTCGCAGCTGTCCTTGAGGAGCTCGACAAGATAATCCCGGAGATCAGTCCAAACGCGGCGGATAGACTGTTCTTGATATATCAAGACTTTTTCAACTGCCCCGAGCAGGACTGCACGGAGTTTGCAATGGAGAGGATAGCGAGAAAAATCGTGGATCTAAGGATTGAGGGAAGGGAGCCGTCAAAGATATCAGAGTACTTCAGGAAGATCTACGGTTTAATAGTCTACCCAGGGGATGTTTTCACGTGGCTGGACGGAATAATTAGAAAACTCGAAGCAATCGAAAGGATTGCGAAAGTTTTCAATGCGAGAGATGTCCTCAACGAGGCCTCGCTGATTAAGAGGGAAATTGAGGAGGGAAGAAGGTTTAAAGTTAGTGGTAGAGATAAAATGGTGGGAGGGAGAGGAAGTTGGATGAGGAGCAAAAGAGGAGGACAGTGAAGGAGGGAGATTTCGTTCTTCCTGGGGACTACCTGGGTGTAATAGAGGAGTACCTTCCTGGAGATGGCGTCATAGTCGAGGACGGCAACCTCTATTCGGCAAGGGCCGGCTGGGTTAAGATAGACAAGGACAAGATAGAGATAAGCCTCAAGCCAGCCTCCTCAACACCGCCAATTCCAAAAGTGGGGGACATAGTGTACGCGAGGGTTATAGACGTTAAGCAACAGGCTGTCCTTCTGAGGATGATAAAGATTGAGGGCAGGGACAACAGGGAGATAGCGACATCAAAGCTCGCTGGAATACACATCTCTCAGGTCAAGGATGGCTTCGTTGAGGATTTGAGGAACGAGTTCAAGATAGGGGACATAGTAAGGGCGAGAGTTATAACCGATGAAAAAAGCCCGATCCAACTTACGACAAAGGATCCCGACCTTGGCGTTGTCTATGCCCTCTGCTCGAAGTGTAGGACTCCGCTGGTTAGAAAGGGCAACCAGCTCGTCTGCCCGAAGTGCGGGAACGTTGAGACGAGAAAGCTTTCCACACTCTACAGGAAGGTGAAACTATGAGGGCCAAGAAGGTCATAGTCATTCATGTAAGGGATGACGTCGAGAAGGAGGAGTTCATGAAGGAGGTTCAAAGATTAAATCTCCCTGCATTCGTCTACATCCACGGCAAGCTAAACTCCCTTAAGGTCAACGTTCAGGGAACCAAGGATGAGATAAGAGAAGCTTTAAGGGCCATTAGGGAGGCCCACAAGAGAGTCAGGGGGAGGCTCTACCCTGACAGACAGGGGCTCTTCACGTACTCTCCTGACGATATATTCAGGGAGGCTAGTGCCAACGTTTCCCTTCCTATTCTGATAAGGGCCCTGGAGCTGATGGGGGAGAGGGTCGAAGTAAAGGATGAGTACATAAAGACTTCAATGCCTTGGAGGGAGATCGTCGAGCTCGTGAAGAAGCTCAGCGAGGTTGTGAATCAGATAGCCCTACAGACTACAAGGCAGATCAGGGAGGTAGTTGCTCCGGTCTCTGTGGTTTACGACATCGACCCCGAAGAGCTCCTCGACCTTCTCGTCGATTTGGGGTTGGCAGAGTACAAGGAGGATAAGTTTAAATACGAACTAATAAAGAACAAGGAGCAGGCCTTAGAGGAACTCTTAAGGCACCTTGAGGGTGAGGAGGATGAAGATAGAGGTCATAAAGAAAGAGGAGAACTTGCTTGAATTTTACTTGGAGGGTGAGGATCACACGTTCGCCAACTTGCTAGTGGAGACCCTTAGAGAGAACCCTCACGTCAAGTTCACGGCTTACACGATAGAGCACCCGATAACAATGGCAAGGAAGCCGAGATTCAGGGTGGTCACGGACGGGAAGGTTACCCCTGAGCAGGCCCTAGAGGAGGCGGCAAAGAAGATATTCGAGAGGGCCAAGGAAGTCCTTGATGCCTGGGAAAAGGCGATAAAGAAATGAAGGTTTTGGATTTATTTGCCGGAGCTGGGGGCTTTTCTCTCGGCTTTAAACTTTCTGGGTTCGAGATCGTTGGTGCGGTGGAGAACTTCAAGCCCAAGGCCAAGACTTACTCCTATAACTTCCCTGGGGTTAAAGTTGTAGCCCAGGATATAAAGCTGGTAGATCCCAGGGAGTTTGAGGAGGTAGATGTTGTAATTGGAGGGCCTCCATGCGAGCCGTTTACTGCTATAAGCCAGAGGAGAATGGAAGAGCCTAGGGACAGGCTGTACAGGGATCCCATGGGAAGGCTAGTTTTGGAGTTCATCAGGTTCGTTAAAGTCCTAAAGCCCAAGGTCTTCGTCATGGAGAATGTTCCTCAGATCATGGAAGTCGAGAAGTACTTAAGGAAGGAATTTGAGAAGGCTGGGTACGATGTTTACTTCAACGTCCTGAACGCTTTAGATTACGGTGTTCCCCAGATCAGGAGGAGAGTATTTATATCAAACATAGAGCTCAAGCCAAGGAAGGTTAAGGGTCCCAGGAAGGTTTGGGACGTTCTCAAGGACGTTCCCATAGATGCCCCAAACAACGAGCTCTGGAACCCTCCGGGAAAGGTCAGAAGGAAGATACCCTACCTGAGATGGGGCCAGGCTGCACAGAGGTTCGGAAGGTTCCAGAACTGGATTAGGCTTCATCCCTACAAGCCTGCACCGACCGTCAGGGGAAACAGCAGGTTCGTTCATCCATTCGAGGACAGGCCGTTAACCGTTAGGGAGCAGGCGAGGCTGATGGGCTTTCCCGATGACTTCGTTTTCCTGGGAGGGAGAAGGGTTCAGTTCGACAGCGTCGGTGAGGCCGTCCCTCCTCCCCTTGCGAAGGCTATAGCTGAATTCATTCTTCGAGAAGGTGTTTGATCCGTTCAAAAATTTGTTCTGCTAGATAAATTGCCTTTTGAACTTCAAAATCTTTAAAAGGGCTTATTGGCTTGTCCCAGTATCTCCCATAAAAATAACCTTCATGCAATCTTTCAATAAACTCCTCGTCATTTAAGAGCTCTGTTATGTCTGAAAATTCTTCAAGAAGACTTTTCAAGAACAGTATATCATGGGTTCTAACGTATTTCCCCATTTTCTCCTCAAGCAGAAGCTTAAGGCTCTTTTCAATGGCTTGCTGAGAGTGAAATACTGCCATTTCTAAGTACCGTTTCCTCCTGCACCTACTGTCGTTGCAAACACTGGCTAATCACTATCAAGGAGTTTTTGTGGTGCAGGAGGTTGGCTTCAGCCACCAGCGTCATTGGGAACACCGTCCCCTCAGCTGGCGGTTCATCAGCCTTTGGGCTGAACGGAAACAGCCCCACCAAGTTCAATACAGCAGTAAAATCCCTATCAAGATTAAACCCGCAAACAGGACACTCAAAAACCCTCCGACGCAGTGCGTCGTCATCGGGTCTAACCCCAAACGCGCCACAATTAGGGCAAACTTGTGAGGAGTATGCAGGGTTTATGAAAACAACTGGAACACCAGATTCAACAGCCTTTTCAAAAACAAACCTCTGGAAACTGCTCATCCCAATATTGTGCAGAGTATTCCTTAACCTCTTCTCATTCTTCTTCCTTCTTTTAGTTACTCGCTGGTTGAAATTCTTTGGAATTGCTTCAAGGATTATTGTTGAATTGGTTTCCCTTGCAACTTCAACTAGCCTCTTTGCCATTTTTCTCTGTAAATCAACCCTCCTGTTCATCTTCCTTTGACCGAATTTTTTGAGGAGTTTTCTCCCCTTCCTCGATGGAAGTTTCCTCCTCCAACCAGTGAGGTGAGACTCCTGAACATTCTTTCTTACATCAGAATAAAACCTCGTTAATCTCCCCAATTCTGTTCGCACTTGGATTAAGAACTCGTGATTGCCAAAGGAAACATTATCAGCATTGTAGTCCACTGCAATAAAGCTTCCCGTAACTTCGGGTTCATCAAACTCCTTCTCAAAGGTGAAGTATGCAAGAACTTTCCTCTCCTCTTCAACTAACTTGAGTTTCACTCCCGCCTTGACCCTCCACCCCTCACTCAAGTACTTGAAGAATAGCTTGTGCGGTTTTAGGGGGAGTTTTATTGGTCCTCTTTTGGTCGTTAACCTGATTATCAATATCTTCCTCCCGTTTTTTAGAGTGTTGAACTGTGGGAACCTCTTATAATCCCACAAGACGTCATCCAGCCATACCGAGACTCTCCTGATTACTGGTTTTTCTGTTTTGGCTTTACCCTTCCTCTTCTTTCCAAGAAAACCCTTGACTCTAGCAACTGCATCCTGGCAAACAGTGTAATAATAGTGGCTTGGCAATTCGTACTTTACCTTCAGTTCGGGTGGTATGGAACTCCTAAGCTTGACTGGGTTCCTAATCTTATTTTCAAAGGCATGCTCGGTCAGGATTAGTAATAATCCAGAATAATCCGTGTAAACCTCCTTTACAGCCTCAAACTTTCTCCTCGTTAGTGGGCAACTTTCAAGGACTACTGTTCTCGTTAGTTTTACACGCATCAACAAGAGTATCCAGGAGAATTATTTAAACATTTAACCCCTGAAGCGAAAGTACACGAAAACAACAAAACACACAAACAAAAGAACAGCCTTTTTCATAAGCTACCTTTGCTAAGTCTATATCTGCCTTAATAAGTCTCAGTTTATAATCTCTGCCAATTTCCACCTCTTCACACGCTCCCCTTTCTTTTCAATGTACTCAAGGTTTCTTTCCTTGGCAATCTGCTTTATCTTGCTCTTTAGAGCATTCCATTCGCTGGAAGAGTACAGAATTTCTCCAAATGCAACAGCGGTGTAAACAATGGGCTTATCAAATTCTCGGGACTAATTATGTTTAGATCTATGAACCTCCCTACCTCCTTCCTGTATTTTAGTCTAATACCCCTTATTTTTTCCATGTACTTCTGGGGATTCTTTGCGATAACGAGTACATCAACGTCATCAAAGTTCTTGGACTTTAGAACAGATCCAAATATGATAACGGCTACTAGATCATCTCCCAACATGCTTTTCAGTTCCTCTGCGAATTTTTGGAGTTTTATAATTACCTCCCTGTTCATCACTTAAGGTTTAGCCAGACCTTTTATACCAATTATGGTGAACAGAGCAATACCAATAACCACAAAAACCCAATATTTGTTGCTTTCCTTGCACGTGGGGATTTCTCTAAGTTCCGTATCAAGCTTTACTGCCTTTCCCTGATAGAACAGCAGGGGTGGAATTCCCGAGCCAAGTTTCGTCTTTATGGGCTCAGTGTAGTATACCAAGGATTTGGGGGTAAGGAGCACGCTTCGGAATTTCTTAGGATTATAGTTCGAGTAAGTGAATGTAGTTTGAACACCGGGCATCTCTGTTTTTATCGAGCTTGGCCAGTTCTTTGGGCAGTTGGAAGTTGCAGATCCATTCTCGAACTTCAAAACTGTGCAGTTCCAAACGGGCTTGAAGCATTCTCCTTTGAGCCTGTACGCTTTGAGCTCTATTTTCTTGGCCATAATTGTGAAGTTTTTGGGTGATCCTCCAACCGTTAGCGTGATGTTTTTGTAGGGGATAAGCCTCTCCCTGCGCTGGAGCACGTAAAAACTTCCGTTGATCTCAGCCACTACCGGAGGATCTTCGAGGAGCATATAACTTTTCCCCAGGAACGTGGCTTTCCCGTTTTCGTCCAAGAAATAAAAGAAATAGTAATCCCCCTCCGGGGAATTCCTCCTGAGAACCCACTCATCAGCTATCTTCTCGCAGATTAATTCGGAGTGTTTTATGACTACAAAGGTTCGCTTCCAGCTGGTATAACCGAGGCTATGGAGTACTCCTCGTAGGGTGTGTAGGAGTTCGCAAGTACGAACGTTGAAAGGAATATTAAGGCCAAAATCAGCAGGAAGTTACGGTTAAGCACTTTCTCTCCCCCGCATTAACCCTTCTATATCCCTTAGGTCAAAGACCAGTTCAAATTCTTCCTTACCTCCAGCTCTCTTCGCAATTATGCTAAAATGTATCTCATAGTCGTCAAGTCCTAGAAGGATTGCCTTTCTCTCGAGCTCCCTAAGTATTTTCTTTATCCTTCTCTTTGTCAGGTCACTCCACTTGACTTCAACGAGGAGTGCCTTCCTATCCCTTTCATTTAGTGCAACTATGTCAATCTCCTCCCCTCTATGCCACCATCTGCCTAGTTTTGTGAATTGGAAAGGGAGTAGTCCCTTCCTGTTTGCTTCAATTAAGAACTCCCTTGCAATTCCCTCAAAGGGCTTGCCCAGGAATGAGTTGAAGTTCCTGGTGAAGTCCTCTATTGCACTCTCGGGGAAGTTGCTTTCAATTTCTTCGTAGTATGGGCTAACGAACCTTGACCAAAATAGGAAGTAATTGTCGGAGATCTCATATATCCCCCTCTTGCCGAAGAGGGGAACGACCTTCCGAATTATTCCAAGCTCGCTGAGGGTTCTGAGGTAAGGCATTATTTGATTCTCCTTCATATAACAGAAGTTTGCTATCTGGGTTATTCTTGTGTTTCCCCTCGCTATCGCCTCTAAGATCGTGAGATAAACCGACAGTTCCCTTAACTCTTCACTAAGCAGGGCTTTGGCTTCTCTAAAGAGAAATGAGGAGGGATTGAAGAAGTTGTTTTTTATTTCCTCCTCAGTGTTATCCCCTTTGAAGAATTCTAGGTACTTTGGTGTGCCCCCGGTTACGGAGTATATCTTTACCAGTTCCTCAGCATTTGCATCAAACCACTCAAACAGGTGCTTAAATTTTAGGGGCTGAACCTTTATGTTTGCATCGCTCCTTCCGTAGATGGGGCTCGAATACCTGAACAGTTCCCTTTCGAGTAGCGAGACGTAGGAGCCGGAAACAACTACCATTGCATTTAGATCTTTATTCTCCTCTATGGCCCTTGCAAATTCGCTCAAGATTTCTCCTTCCTTTTTTATTAAGTATGAGAACTCATCCAAGATTATGAGGATCCTCCTATTTGTTAACCGTTTTAGAAGACTGAAAAGCGAGGGAAAGTCTGGTATATTCACGTTAATTCCGATGAATTCCGAAACTTTCCTTGATATCAGCTTGAAGTTGTATTCCCTAGGTTTGTCCTCGAACATAATGAATATTCTGTCTTTTCCCTTTGAAAACTCATCTAAGAGTCTAGTTTTTCCAACCCTTCTCCTTCCATATATCAAAACAAATGTCAGGCCCTCCTTCCCCCACAACCCCTCAAGGATCTCTAGCTCCTCTTTTCTGTTCACAAATTTTCTAATCATGATTATTATAATCATGATTATAGTTTTTAAGGATTTCGAAGAATTAATAAGCCAGATGCTACATCCACCCTTGGTGATAAACGTGCAGAGGAAGGGAATTCTCATAATTATAGATGGCCTTGGAGACAGGCCCATAAAGGAATTCAACGGTAAAACGCCCCTTGAATACGCCAACACTCCGAACATGGATAAGCTCGCTAAAATCGGAATTCTCGGCCAGCAGGATCCAATAAAGCCCGGACAGCCGGCTGGAAGTGATACCGCCCACTTGAGCATCTTCGGCTACGATCCCTACAAGACGTATAGGGGAAGGGGCTTCTTTGAGGCATTGGGTGTTGGCCTCGACTTGGATGAAGACGATCTCGCTTTCAGAGTAAACTTTGCAACCATAGAGAACGGCATAATAGTTGACAGGAGGGCAGGCAGGATTAGCACTGAAGAGGCCCACGAGCTCGCCAAGGCCATTCAGGAGCAGGTTGACATTGGCGTTGACTTCATATTTAAGGGTGCAACCGGCCACAGGGCCGTCCTCGTCTTAAAGGGAATGGCTAAGGGCTACAAGGTTGGAGAGAACGATCCTCACGTTGAAGGAAAGCCTCCTCACAAGTTCGACTGGGAAGACGAGGAGAGCAAGAAGGTTGCCGAAATCCTTGAGGAGTTCGTAAAGAAGGCTCACGAGGTTTTGGAGAGGCACCCGATAAACGAGAAGAGAAGGAAGGAAGGGAAGCCAGTCGCAAACTACCTCCTGATTAGGGGGGCTGGAACTTATCCCGATATTCCTATGAAGTTCACAGGGCAGTGGAAGGTTAAGGCAGGGGCAGTTGTTGCAGTGGCGTTAGTGAAGGGAGTTGCGAGGGCCATAGGCTTCGATGTGTACACTCCTGAGGGCGCAACGGGAGAGTATAACACCGATGAGATGGCGAAGGCTAAGAAGGCCGTGGAGTTACTGAAGGACTACGACTTCGTGTTCGTCCACTTCAAGCCTACTGATGCTGCTGGCCACGATAACAATCCAAAGCTTAAAGCTGAAATGATAGAGAAGGCCGACAGGATGATAGGTTACATAGTTGACCACGTCAACCTTGACGAGGTCGTTATAGCAATAACTGGAGACCACTCGACACCTTGTGAGGTTAAGAACCACAGCGGTGATCCGGTGCCCCTCCTGATCGCGGGAGGTGGAGTTAGGGCAGACTACACGGAGAGCTTTGGTGAGAGGGAGGCAATGCGCGGAGGGCTTGGAAGGATAAGGGGCCACGATATAGTGCCCATAATGATGGATCTTATGAACAGAACCGAGAAGTTTGGGGCTTGATCCTTTATCTGTTTTTAATGTCAGGAGAAAATTTTGAGAGCCATCTGTAAGGGTTTATAAGGGGAAATTAAACCTCTTCAAGCTTCTTTCTGGTTTCCTCTGTATCCTTCTTCACGTCTTCAAGCATGTTCTTGAGGTTGTTGAGTTCAAGCTTGAGCTCATTTAAAGTTTTGTTGGCCTGATAAACTGCGAATATCAAGACGATGAGAATTATCAGCTCGATAGCTACAGAAACCCAACCGCTTGGGGTTGAACCTTCCCAAGCCATGTTCACATCTCCAGCTCTTTTATCGTTTCATTGTCTATAACTATCCTAAACTTCTTTGCCCTATAATACTTCTTCGCCCTGGGATCTCCCTCTTCCAATCT
It encodes:
- a CDS encoding DEAD/DEAH box helicase translates to MLFVIKRGRKRSELEAFVIENPPEKISRIRNVKADRVLRLIMRDNRLFKVLEGSQYRNPKEIEKMLRNSRIILADAQEWEEYFKRKLMNKNVEKASLCRLCLIRGEITVLTEGNRIKYRDEYICERCAEEELKAELRMRFNSIGMFEQAKKLLEKFRDLDKVLYAFDPRFDPTDHPEVTKWDELKAKHIKVERMSIDDLNIPERLKDVLKLEGIRELLPVQVLAVKRGLLEGENLLVVSATASGKTLIGELAGIPKALEGKKMLFLVPLVALANQKYEDFKRRYSKLGLKVAIRVGMSRIKTKEEPIVVDTGIDADIIVGTYEGIDYLLRAGKRIGNVGTVVIDEIHMIDDEERGPRLDGLIARLRRLYPKAQFIGLSATIGNPEELAKSLGMKLVLYDERPVDLERHIIIARNESEKWRYIAKLCKAEAMRKSEKGFKGQTIVFTFSRKRCHELASFLTGKGLKARPYHSGLPYKQRKITEMEFQAQMIDVVVTTAALGAGVDFPASQVVFESLAMGNKWLTVREFHQMLGRAGRPMYHEKGKVYLIVEPGRKYSAQMEGTEDEVALKLLTSPIEPVVVEWGEELEEDNVLAHACVFNNLRVIEEVHSLTLGASQSASEVLKRLEEKDMVRVRGSKVEVTPYGRAVSMSFLLPSEAEFIRENLGKSDPLGIAIKLFPFENVYLPGFLQREIESAVRGRISSNLFSSSFAAVLEELDKIIPEISPNAADRLFLIYQDFFNCPEQDCTEFAMERIARKIVDLRIEGREPSKISEYFRKIYGLIVYPGDVFTWLDGIIRKLEAIERIAKVFNARDVLNEASLIKREIEEGRRFKVSGRDKMVGGRGSWMRSKRGGQ
- a CDS encoding exosome complex RNA-binding protein Csl4, which translates into the protein MDEEQKRRTVKEGDFVLPGDYLGVIEEYLPGDGVIVEDGNLYSARAGWVKIDKDKIEISLKPASSTPPIPKVGDIVYARVIDVKQQAVLLRMIKIEGRDNREIATSKLAGIHISQVKDGFVEDLRNEFKIGDIVRARVITDEKSPIQLTTKDPDLGVVYALCSKCRTPLVRKGNQLVCPKCGNVETRKLSTLYRKVKL
- a CDS encoding DUF2067 family protein; translated protein: MRAKKVIVIHVRDDVEKEEFMKEVQRLNLPAFVYIHGKLNSLKVNVQGTKDEIREALRAIREAHKRVRGRLYPDRQGLFTYSPDDIFREASANVSLPILIRALELMGERVEVKDEYIKTSMPWREIVELVKKLSEVVNQIALQTTRQIREVVAPVSVVYDIDPEELLDLLVDLGLAEYKEDKFKYELIKNKEQALEELLRHLEGEEDEDRGHKERGELA
- a CDS encoding DNA-directed RNA polymerase subunit L gives rise to the protein MKIEVIKKEENLLEFYLEGEDHTFANLLVETLRENPHVKFTAYTIEHPITMARKPRFRVVTDGKVTPEQALEEAAKKIFERAKEVLDAWEKAIKK
- a CDS encoding DNA cytosine methyltransferase, which produces MKVLDLFAGAGGFSLGFKLSGFEIVGAVENFKPKAKTYSYNFPGVKVVAQDIKLVDPREFEEVDVVIGGPPCEPFTAISQRRMEEPRDRLYRDPMGRLVLEFIRFVKVLKPKVFVMENVPQIMEVEKYLRKEFEKAGYDVYFNVLNALDYGVPQIRRRVFISNIELKPRKVKGPRKVWDVLKDVPIDAPNNELWNPPGKVRRKIPYLRWGQAAQRFGRFQNWIRLHPYKPAPTVRGNSRFVHPFEDRPLTVREQARLMGFPDDFVFLGGRRVQFDSVGEAVPPPLAKAIAEFILREGV
- a CDS encoding HEPN domain-containing protein, encoding MAVFHSQQAIEKSLKLLLEEKMGKYVRTHDILFLKSLLEEFSDITELLNDEEFIERLHEGYFYGRYWDKPISPFKDFEVQKAIYLAEQIFERIKHLLEE
- a CDS encoding RNA-guided endonuclease InsQ/TnpB family protein, which translates into the protein MRVKLTRTVVLESCPLTRRKFEAVKEVYTDYSGLLLILTEHAFENKIRNPVKLRSSIPPELKVKYELPSHYYYTVCQDAVARVKGFLGKKRKGKAKTEKPVIRRVSVWLDDVLWDYKRFPQFNTLKNGRKILIIRLTTKRGPIKLPLKPHKLFFKYLSEGWRVKAGVKLKLVEEERKVLAYFTFEKEFDEPEVTGSFIAVDYNADNVSFGNHEFLIQVRTELGRLTRFYSDVRKNVQESHLTGWRRKLPSRKGRKLLKKFGQRKMNRRVDLQRKMAKRLVEVARETNSTIILEAIPKNFNQRVTKRRKKNEKRLRNTLHNIGMSSFQRFVFEKAVESGVPVVFINPAYSSQVCPNCGAFGVRPDDDALRRRVFECPVCGFNLDRDFTAVLNLVGLFPFSPKADEPPAEGTVFPMTLVAEANLLHHKNSLIVISQCLQRQ
- a CDS encoding nucleotidyltransferase domain-containing protein, with product MNREVIIKLQKFAEELKSMLGDDLVAVIIFGSVLKSKNFDDVDVLVIAKNPQKYMEKIRGIRLKYRKEVGRFIDLNIISPENLISPLFTPLLHLEKFCTLPANGML
- a CDS encoding ATP-binding protein, with the translated sequence MIRKFVNRKEELEILEGLWGKEGLTFVLIYGRRRVGKTRLLDEFSKGKDRIFIMFEDKPREYNFKLISRKVSEFIGINVNIPDFPSLFSLLKRLTNRRILIILDEFSYLIKKEGEILSEFARAIEENKDLNAMVVVSGSYVSLLERELFRYSSPIYGRSDANIKVQPLKFKHLFEWFDANAEELVKIYSVTGGTPKYLEFFKGDNTEEEIKNNFFNPSSFLFREAKALLSEELRELSVYLTILEAIARGNTRITQIANFCYMKENQIMPYLRTLSELGIIRKVVPLFGKRGIYEISDNYFLFWSRFVSPYYEEIESNFPESAIEDFTRNFNSFLGKPFEGIAREFLIEANRKGLLPFQFTKLGRWWHRGEEIDIVALNERDRKALLVEVKWSDLTKRRIKKILRELERKAILLGLDDYEIHFSIIAKRAGGKEEFELVFDLRDIEGLMRGRESA
- a CDS encoding 2,3-bisphosphoglycerate-independent phosphoglycerate mutase, producing the protein MLHPPLVINVQRKGILIIIDGLGDRPIKEFNGKTPLEYANTPNMDKLAKIGILGQQDPIKPGQPAGSDTAHLSIFGYDPYKTYRGRGFFEALGVGLDLDEDDLAFRVNFATIENGIIVDRRAGRISTEEAHELAKAIQEQVDIGVDFIFKGATGHRAVLVLKGMAKGYKVGENDPHVEGKPPHKFDWEDEESKKVAEILEEFVKKAHEVLERHPINEKRRKEGKPVANYLLIRGAGTYPDIPMKFTGQWKVKAGAVVAVALVKGVARAIGFDVYTPEGATGEYNTDEMAKAKKAVELLKDYDFVFVHFKPTDAAGHDNNPKLKAEMIEKADRMIGYIVDHVNLDEVVIAITGDHSTPCEVKNHSGDPVPLLIAGGGVRADYTESFGEREAMRGGLGRIRGHDIVPIMMDLMNRTEKFGA